GGAGCTTGCTAAACAAGCCGTGGTTATTGAAAAGCATTATGGCCGTGCGATGGATATAGAATGGGCAAAAGACGGTAACGACGGTAAGTTGTATATTGTTCAAGCTCGTCCTGAAACTGTCCGTAGTCGTGAAGACGTGCAGTTAATTGAACGTTATCATTTAAAAACTAAAGGTGACGTAATCTGTGAAGGCCGTGCTATTGGCCACAAGATTGGTACCGGCGTTGCCAAGGTATTAACCTCGATTGATCAGATGGACCAAATTAAGCCTGGTGATGTACTGGTGACTGACATGACAGACCCGGATTGGGAACCTATTATGAAACGCGCTAGTGCGATTGTGACTAACCGTGGTGGCCGTACTTGCCATGCTGCGATTATTGCACGCGAACTAGGTGTACCGGCTGTTGTCGGTTGTGGTGATGTGACTGACCGTATTAAAACCGGCGACATTGTTACTGTATCTTGTGCAGAAGGTGATACCGGTTTAATTTACTCTGGTACCCAAGAGTTTGAAATCATCACTAACCGTGTTGATACATTACCGCCTTTACCAATGAAAATTATGATGAACGTCGGTAACCCTGATCGTGCATTTGATTTTGCTCGTTTACCTAACGAAGGTGTTGGTTTAGCGCGTTTAGAGTTCATCATAAACCGCATGATTGGTATTCATCCTAAAGCGTTGCTTGATTTTAATGGTCAAACTGCTGAGCTGCAAACTGAAATAAACGAAATGATCGCGGGTTACGACTCACCTGTTGAGTTCTACATTGCGCGTCTTGTTGAAGGTATTGCTACTATCGCATCGGCGTTTTATCCGAAAAAAGTCATCGTGCGTATGTCAGACTTTAAGTCAAACGAGTATGCAAACTTAGTCGGTGGTGATCGCTACGAGCCAGACGAAGAAAACCCAATGCTGGGTTTCCGTGGTGCTAGCCGTTATATCTCTGAAGCATTCCGCGATTGTTTCGCGCTTGAATGTGAAGCGATTAAACGCGTTCGAAACAAAATGGGCTTAACTAACGTTGAAGTGATGATCCCATTTGTTCGTACCGTAAGTGAAGCATCTCAGGTGATTGAATTACTCAAAGAGCAAGGTCTAGAGCGCGGTAAAGATGGTTTACGCGTCATTATGATGTGTGAACTACCGTCGAATGCTTTGTTAGCAGACCAGTTCCTTGAGCATTTTGATGGTTTCTCTATCGGCTCAAATGACTTAACTCAGTTAACACTAGGCCTTGATCGTGACTCAGGTATTATCAGTCACTTGTTTGATGAGCGTAATGATGCCGTTAAAGCATTATTGTCTATGGCCATTAAAGCGGCTAAAGCCAAAGGCGCTTATGTTGGTATTTGTGGACAAGGCCCATCGGACCATGCTGATTTTGCATCTTGGTTAGTTGAACAAGGTATCGATAGCGTGTCACTTAACCCTGACACCGTGATTGATACTTGGTTATATT
This region of Shewanella livingstonensis genomic DNA includes:
- the ppsA gene encoding phosphoenolpyruvate synthase, which codes for MQQYVLWYQELGMGDVDKVGGKNASLGEMISNLANAGVQVPGGFATTSHAFNEFLEQSGVNQKIFDILATLDVDDVNELAKVGAQIRQWVIDTPFQPALEVAIREAYEQLSSETKEASFAVRSSATAEDMPDASFAGQQETFLNVKGFDAVMLAIKHVYASLFNDRAISYRVHQGYEHQGVALSAGVQRMVRSDKAASGVMFTMDTESGNNDVVFITSSFGLGEMVVQGAVNPDEFYVHKPILAQGHQAVVRRNIGSKLIQMVYSDDAAHGKQVKIEDVAAEQRRMFSINDEEVMELAKQAVVIEKHYGRAMDIEWAKDGNDGKLYIVQARPETVRSREDVQLIERYHLKTKGDVICEGRAIGHKIGTGVAKVLTSIDQMDQIKPGDVLVTDMTDPDWEPIMKRASAIVTNRGGRTCHAAIIARELGVPAVVGCGDVTDRIKTGDIVTVSCAEGDTGLIYSGTQEFEIITNRVDTLPPLPMKIMMNVGNPDRAFDFARLPNEGVGLARLEFIINRMIGIHPKALLDFNGQTAELQTEINEMIAGYDSPVEFYIARLVEGIATIASAFYPKKVIVRMSDFKSNEYANLVGGDRYEPDEENPMLGFRGASRYISEAFRDCFALECEAIKRVRNKMGLTNVEVMIPFVRTVSEASQVIELLKEQGLERGKDGLRVIMMCELPSNALLADQFLEHFDGFSIGSNDLTQLTLGLDRDSGIISHLFDERNDAVKALLSMAIKAAKAKGAYVGICGQGPSDHADFASWLVEQGIDSVSLNPDTVIDTWLYLAKDNA